From Paraflavitalea devenefica, the proteins below share one genomic window:
- a CDS encoding alpha-N-acetylglucosaminidase, with product MNKRLLLLLLFFPQSLIAGDFEGIRALAKRRVPWLSSSLVFKKLEMAGKKDCFVLRSQAGKVIIEANGPNAAAVGLNWYLKYYCHRSMSHTGDNLSPVSPLPMVKAPVKITTNAVYRYALNYCTYNYTMSFWGWEEWEHELDWMALQGVNLMLAPMGTEEVWQQVLTALHFTPADIQRYIPGPAFNAWWLMGNVQGWGGPASNAMIHHWTTLQQKMLGQMKELGIQPVLQGFCGMVPSSIRQYFPHAQIVDQGNWGDGFKRPVFLLPQDTLFNKIAALYYKHLRQLYGEAYFLGGDLFHEGGTTGNIDLGKTAALIQANMQQYYPRSTWILQAWQDNPKKDFLAGLDSSHTLILDLRGDADNNWERTNGFSGYPWIWCSMVNGGGTLGMEGRLTRVLTEPARAATTMAGRSMVGIGIVPEGIANNDIMYTSLLQSAWQADTFSIDAFLRHYIVARYGKYDPDIYDAWQLLLQSAYISHTNELTGAYESIFCARPDTNFITSVSTWGSKKLAYDSVVFYKAAGCFAKAASRFTGSNTYRYDLVDIWRQVIALKARQSYAGFMNAYYNKDFRGFETNKEQFIALLKLQDRWTATHPDFSMDTWVQQARDLLPDATDKAMAEWNAKVQVTYWGPATNPATLVHDYAHKEWSGLLNAYYLPRWLHFFEYATARFKGTRAAWPDFFSFEKKWTEQPYTVSDKAREDCIAILPVVINTFF from the coding sequence ATGAATAAACGTCTTTTACTTTTATTATTGTTCTTTCCCCAGAGCCTGATAGCTGGAGACTTTGAAGGTATTCGGGCATTGGCTAAAAGGCGGGTACCCTGGTTAAGCAGTTCCCTGGTATTCAAAAAGCTGGAAATGGCTGGTAAGAAAGACTGCTTTGTATTGCGGTCACAGGCTGGTAAAGTGATCATTGAAGCCAATGGCCCTAATGCGGCAGCGGTGGGTTTAAACTGGTACCTGAAATATTATTGCCACCGTTCCATGTCGCATACGGGTGATAATCTTTCCCCCGTATCACCATTACCAATGGTAAAAGCGCCCGTAAAAATAACAACCAATGCCGTATATAGATATGCATTGAACTATTGCACGTATAATTATACCATGAGCTTTTGGGGATGGGAAGAATGGGAGCATGAACTGGATTGGATGGCATTGCAGGGCGTTAACCTCATGCTGGCGCCCATGGGAACAGAAGAAGTATGGCAACAGGTACTAACAGCATTGCATTTTACCCCGGCCGATATACAACGATACATTCCCGGTCCTGCCTTCAATGCCTGGTGGCTGATGGGCAATGTGCAGGGATGGGGCGGACCGGCAAGTAATGCGATGATCCATCACTGGACCACGCTGCAACAAAAAATGCTCGGGCAAATGAAGGAGCTGGGTATACAACCGGTATTACAGGGTTTTTGTGGTATGGTCCCATCCTCCATCCGGCAATATTTTCCGCATGCGCAGATCGTGGACCAGGGTAATTGGGGCGATGGGTTTAAGCGCCCTGTCTTTTTGCTGCCGCAGGATACACTGTTCAATAAAATAGCTGCCTTGTATTATAAACACTTGCGCCAATTATATGGAGAGGCGTATTTCCTGGGGGGCGATCTTTTTCATGAAGGTGGCACTACCGGCAATATTGACCTGGGGAAAACAGCGGCTTTGATACAGGCGAACATGCAGCAATATTATCCGCGTAGCACGTGGATATTGCAGGCGTGGCAGGATAATCCTAAAAAAGATTTCTTAGCGGGACTGGATAGCAGTCATACACTGATACTTGATCTTAGGGGAGATGCTGATAATAACTGGGAGCGCACCAATGGGTTTTCCGGTTATCCATGGATATGGTGTTCCATGGTTAATGGAGGTGGAACGCTGGGCATGGAGGGGCGTTTGACACGTGTACTCACAGAGCCTGCCCGGGCAGCAACCACCATGGCCGGCCGGTCAATGGTAGGAATAGGTATTGTGCCGGAAGGCATTGCCAACAATGATATCATGTACACTTCCCTGTTGCAGTCAGCCTGGCAGGCGGATACTTTTTCCATTGATGCATTTTTGCGGCATTATATCGTTGCCCGTTATGGAAAATATGATCCCGATATCTATGATGCATGGCAGTTGCTGTTGCAGTCGGCCTATATATCGCATACCAATGAGCTGACAGGTGCTTACGAATCCATTTTTTGCGCAAGGCCCGATACCAATTTCATCACGAGCGTATCTACCTGGGGGTCTAAGAAATTAGCTTATGACTCCGTCGTATTTTACAAGGCTGCTGGGTGTTTTGCCAAAGCGGCTTCCCGGTTTACCGGTTCCAACACTTACCGTTATGACCTGGTGGATATATGGCGGCAGGTTATTGCATTAAAAGCGCGGCAATCTTACGCAGGCTTTATGAATGCGTATTACAACAAAGACTTCAGGGGTTTTGAAACAAACAAAGAACAGTTTATAGCCTTGTTGAAACTGCAGGACAGGTGGACTGCCACCCATCCGGATTTTAGTATGGATACCTGGGTACAGCAGGCAAGAGATCTGTTGCCTGATGCAACTGATAAAGCAATGGCTGAATGGAATGCAAAAGTGCAAGTCACTTATTGGGGGCCTGCTACCAACCCGGCTACCCTGGTACATGATTATGCCCATAAAGAATGGAGCGGCTTGTTAAATGCTTATTACCTGCCCAGGTGGCTGCATTTCTTTGAATATGCAACAGCCAGGTTTAAAGGGACGCGGGCAGCATGGCCCGATTTCTTTTCTTTCGAAAAGAAGTGGACAGAACAACCCTACACGGTAAGTGATAAAGCAAGAGAAGACTGCATTGCCATTTTACCGGTGGTGATCAATACGTTTTTTTAA
- a CDS encoding glycoside hydrolase domain-containing protein: protein MILTGKRKIIVSFVFSAFMMMGAMAQSYPGVQQLAARRVPWLAPHVTFSVMAREKGNDVFEVSTKANKVHIAASGPNAAAVGLNWYLKQYCHRSLSHMGDNLSPVSPLPVVPQPVKVNASALYRYALNYCTYNYTMSFYTWKDWEHELDWMALNGVNVMLVANGEEAVWQNVLKRLNYTEKEISDFITGPAYNAWWLMGNIQGWGGPMPQSQIDSRKVLVQKMIARMESLGIEPVMPGFYGMVPSTLKNKTKAHIITQGNWGAFTRPDILDPTDTAFKRIAGIFYEETKRLYGKQIRFFSGDPFHEGGITAGVDLGKAGAAIQQVMQQHFPGAIWVLQGWQDNPKKELLANVDRSTVLIQELFGENTNNWETRKGYEGTPFIWCIVNNFGERPGLQGKLERFASEVPRIYNSPYNSYMKGVGIMPEGINNNPLTYELLLETGWHQQPLNVNEWLKDYAVARYGKYNEDINQAWKLLLQTTYSNPGYQEGPPENILCARPALQIKSVSSWGNLKKGYNTTVFLQAVKSFAKAAPLFAGSKTYKIDLINLVRQVLSNRADKVFAQFVGAYQKKDITGFEEAARQFLALAATTDSLLNTDAWYRLSTYQQQAMLAGNTEREKKNNLLNAMMLITYWGEHNPKEDYLHEYAYKEWGGLMQSFYRRRWELYFDYLRKQLRGQAATAPDFFAWERDWVNRNLVIQKGPAPTSLEKMVQSILYGTADAIIGFASPDKRYEKTIAPAVTDIKTQWTTTAWKGEKIHTQLLVWSAQSLKGLQIQPGPLRHSKGTVIPASRITAGFVRYVLSNGLNKEGHGCGIEPGSDSFLVADGIDFMAPKEVAANTAQPLWLSINIPATIPPGEYTGSLQIIAQGLTRRLAYTVKVQSHTLPTPAAWRFHLDLWQNPYAVARIHNAKVWSAAHFEAMKPYMQMLANAGQKTITVSMIYDPWRGQTYDVYGSMIKWIREKDGTWKYDYTIFDQWVSFMMGLGIDKLINCYTMVPWNNKFYYYDEALGKDTLLIAKTGTPEYTAHWRPMLTDFVQHLKQKGWYHKTAIAMDERPLEDMQKVIALVRSVDKALKISLAGSYHTEIAHDIFDYCVASAEKFDTVVLAKRLHTGLPTTYYTYCWEGHPNTFTSSPPAEAAWLGWYAANKNYSGYLRWAYNCWPRDPLQDARFSTWSAGDTYLVYPGPGSSIRFERLIEGIQDYEKVRLLKELFTQTNQQHQLQQLQQLTSMFEIAALEKTTAAEQLQHAKTVLNRLSESSINQ, encoded by the coding sequence ATGATTTTAACGGGTAAAAGAAAGATCATTGTAAGCTTTGTGTTTAGTGCATTCATGATGATGGGTGCGATGGCACAATCATACCCTGGCGTACAACAATTGGCCGCACGCCGTGTGCCCTGGCTGGCTCCTCATGTTACCTTCAGTGTAATGGCCAGGGAAAAGGGTAATGACGTGTTTGAGGTCTCCACCAAAGCCAATAAAGTACATATAGCGGCTTCAGGGCCCAATGCCGCGGCAGTAGGGCTTAACTGGTACCTGAAACAATATTGTCATCGTTCCCTCTCTCATATGGGCGACAATCTTTCCCCGGTGTCCCCCTTGCCGGTGGTGCCGCAACCCGTAAAAGTAAATGCCAGCGCTTTATACCGCTATGCATTAAACTATTGTACCTATAACTATACCATGAGCTTTTATACCTGGAAAGACTGGGAGCATGAGCTGGACTGGATGGCGCTGAATGGGGTAAATGTAATGCTGGTAGCCAATGGGGAAGAAGCTGTGTGGCAAAACGTATTAAAGCGATTGAATTATACGGAAAAAGAGATCAGTGATTTTATAACCGGGCCTGCTTACAATGCCTGGTGGCTGATGGGCAATATTCAAGGCTGGGGCGGGCCTATGCCGCAAAGCCAGATTGATAGTCGTAAAGTGCTGGTGCAAAAAATGATCGCCCGCATGGAGTCATTGGGTATAGAACCAGTAATGCCGGGCTTTTATGGTATGGTGCCTTCCACGTTAAAGAATAAAACAAAGGCCCATATTATAACACAAGGTAACTGGGGCGCTTTTACAAGGCCCGATATACTCGATCCGACAGATACCGCTTTTAAGCGCATTGCCGGTATCTTTTATGAGGAAACGAAAAGATTGTATGGTAAGCAAATCCGTTTCTTTTCCGGCGATCCTTTTCATGAGGGTGGTATTACAGCAGGTGTAGACCTGGGAAAAGCCGGTGCTGCTATCCAGCAGGTCATGCAACAGCACTTTCCCGGCGCTATATGGGTATTGCAGGGATGGCAGGATAATCCCAAAAAAGAATTACTGGCCAATGTTGACCGGTCAACTGTTCTGATACAGGAATTGTTTGGAGAGAATACCAACAACTGGGAGACCAGGAAAGGCTATGAAGGCACGCCCTTCATTTGGTGTATAGTGAACAATTTTGGTGAAAGACCGGGCCTGCAGGGCAAGCTGGAGCGTTTTGCCAGCGAAGTTCCCCGCATATATAATAGCCCCTACAATTCGTATATGAAGGGAGTGGGCATTATGCCGGAAGGGATCAATAATAACCCGCTAACCTATGAACTATTGCTGGAAACGGGCTGGCATCAGCAGCCATTGAACGTCAATGAATGGTTAAAGGACTATGCAGTTGCGCGGTATGGAAAATACAATGAAGACATTAATCAGGCCTGGAAGTTACTACTGCAAACCACCTACAGTAACCCCGGATACCAGGAAGGCCCTCCCGAAAATATCTTATGCGCCCGCCCGGCTTTACAGATAAAGTCTGTATCCAGTTGGGGCAATTTGAAGAAAGGATACAATACCACTGTGTTTTTACAGGCCGTAAAAAGTTTTGCTAAAGCAGCACCTTTGTTTGCAGGGAGCAAAACGTATAAGATAGACCTGATCAACCTTGTCCGCCAGGTATTGTCGAACCGGGCAGATAAAGTATTTGCACAGTTTGTAGGCGCTTACCAGAAAAAAGATATAACCGGGTTTGAAGAAGCAGCCCGACAGTTTTTAGCATTGGCTGCAACAACAGATTCCTTGTTAAATACGGATGCCTGGTACCGTCTGAGTACTTATCAGCAACAGGCCATGCTGGCGGGCAATACGGAGCGGGAAAAGAAGAACAACCTGCTGAATGCGATGATGCTGATCACTTATTGGGGCGAACACAATCCGAAAGAAGATTACCTGCACGAATATGCCTATAAAGAATGGGGAGGTCTGATGCAAAGTTTTTACCGCAGGCGATGGGAATTATACTTTGACTATTTACGCAAACAGTTGAGGGGACAAGCCGCCACAGCGCCGGATTTCTTTGCGTGGGAAAGGGATTGGGTTAACAGGAACCTCGTTATTCAAAAAGGCCCTGCCCCTACAAGCCTTGAAAAGATGGTACAGAGCATTTTGTATGGAACAGCAGATGCCATAATAGGATTTGCGAGTCCGGATAAGCGCTATGAAAAGACAATCGCTCCTGCTGTAACGGATATAAAAACACAATGGACAACCACTGCCTGGAAAGGGGAAAAGATACATACACAACTGTTGGTCTGGAGTGCTCAATCCCTTAAAGGGCTACAGATACAGCCAGGTCCATTACGCCATAGTAAAGGCACTGTGATACCTGCTTCGCGCATCACCGCCGGTTTTGTGCGTTATGTACTATCCAACGGCCTCAATAAAGAAGGACATGGATGTGGCATAGAACCCGGCAGCGATTCATTCCTGGTGGCAGACGGCATAGACTTCATGGCACCCAAAGAAGTGGCTGCTAATACCGCCCAACCTTTGTGGTTAAGCATCAACATACCTGCTACTATTCCTCCGGGAGAATATACAGGTAGCCTGCAGATCATAGCGCAGGGGCTGACCCGGCGCCTTGCATATACTGTAAAAGTGCAGTCCCATACGCTGCCTACTCCGGCTGCCTGGCGCTTTCATTTGGACCTCTGGCAAAATCCGTATGCAGTGGCAAGAATACACAATGCCAAAGTATGGTCGGCAGCGCATTTTGAGGCGATGAAACCCTATATGCAAATGTTGGCCAACGCGGGACAGAAAACCATTACCGTGAGTATGATCTATGATCCCTGGCGTGGGCAGACCTATGATGTTTATGGCTCCATGATCAAATGGATCAGGGAGAAAGACGGTACCTGGAAGTATGACTATACCATTTTTGATCAATGGGTAAGTTTTATGATGGGGTTGGGAATAGACAAGCTCATTAACTGTTACACCATGGTGCCCTGGAACAATAAGTTTTATTATTATGATGAAGCACTGGGAAAGGATACCCTGCTGATCGCTAAAACGGGAACGCCGGAATATACCGCTCACTGGCGTCCCATGCTTACTGACTTTGTACAGCACCTGAAGCAAAAAGGCTGGTATCACAAAACGGCCATTGCCATGGATGAGCGTCCGTTGGAAGACATGCAAAAAGTCATTGCCCTGGTAAGAAGTGTAGATAAAGCGCTGAAGATATCCCTGGCAGGAAGCTATCATACCGAAATAGCCCATGACATATTTGACTACTGCGTTGCCTCCGCCGAAAAATTTGATACAGTGGTGCTGGCCAAACGCCTGCATACAGGATTGCCCACTACCTATTATACCTATTGCTGGGAAGGGCATCCCAATACATTCACCAGTTCACCGCCGGCAGAAGCTGCCTGGCTGGGCTGGTATGCAGCAAATAAAAATTATAGCGGTTACCTGCGCTGGGCCTATAACTGCTGGCCCCGGGATCCTTTGCAGGATGCACGGTTTAGTACCTGGTCGGCCGGTGATACGTATTTAGTATATCCTGGTCCGGGCAGCTCTATCCGTTTTGAGCGACTGATAGAAGGTATACAGGATTATGAAAAGGTCCGCCTGCTGAAGGAATTGTTTACCCAAACAAATCAGCAACACCAATTGCAACAGTTACAACAGTTGACCAGTATGTTTGAAATAGCGGCGTTGGAAAAGACAACCGCCGCGGAACAATTGCAGCACGCAAAGACAGTGTTAAACCGATTATCTGAATCATCAATTAACCAATAA
- a CDS encoding alpha-L-fucosidase, translated as MYRTISLIFLFVVLSAATLQAQKRIFNETAQQKEKRMAWWVHDRFGMFIHWGLYALPARHEWVKRWERLNDTQYQPYFELFNPDMFDAKAWAKAAKAAGMKYAVLTTKHHEGFCLFDSKYTDYKATNTPAKRDLVKEFVEAFRAEGIKVGFYYSLLDWRHPDFTIDVLHPQQPANEADTAYARLNKGRDMEKYRQYMRNQVTELLTRYGKIDIMWLDFSYPGNKGHGKDHTDWGSVELLKLIRKLQPGIIVDNRLDLGAYEDGEDFLTPEQVKVEELDQFRGKTWETCQTFSGSWGYFRDEDTWKTHKQLLALLIGAVSKGGNLILNVGPTARGVFDARASKALDSVSHWMKYNNKSVYGCTYPPTGFETPANTMVSYNPQTKRLYVHLFEYPGNTLTLPGYKGKIKYAHFLHDNSEIRFKTAESNSNDLVLSLPNKKPGFEVPVIELVLQ; from the coding sequence ATGTATAGAACAATCAGTTTAATATTTCTTTTCGTTGTATTATCAGCAGCCACTTTACAGGCGCAAAAAAGGATATTCAACGAAACGGCACAACAAAAAGAAAAACGTATGGCCTGGTGGGTACATGACCGCTTTGGCATGTTCATCCACTGGGGGCTTTACGCCTTGCCCGCCAGGCATGAATGGGTAAAAAGATGGGAAAGGTTGAATGATACGCAGTACCAGCCTTACTTCGAACTGTTCAATCCCGATATGTTTGATGCCAAAGCCTGGGCAAAAGCTGCCAAAGCTGCTGGTATGAAGTATGCTGTGCTCACCACCAAACACCATGAAGGTTTTTGTTTGTTTGATTCCAAATACACGGATTATAAAGCTACCAATACACCGGCAAAACGCGACCTGGTAAAGGAGTTTGTAGAAGCGTTCCGGGCAGAGGGGATCAAGGTCGGGTTTTATTATTCCCTGTTAGACTGGCGTCATCCTGATTTCACGATTGATGTATTGCATCCGCAGCAACCGGCCAATGAGGCGGATACTGCCTATGCCCGGTTGAACAAAGGCAGGGATATGGAAAAATACCGGCAATACATGCGCAACCAGGTAACGGAATTGCTTACCAGGTATGGCAAAATAGATATTATGTGGCTGGACTTCTCTTATCCCGGCAACAAAGGTCATGGTAAGGATCATACCGACTGGGGTTCGGTGGAATTATTAAAACTGATCAGGAAACTGCAGCCAGGGATTATTGTAGATAACCGGTTAGACCTGGGCGCTTATGAAGATGGGGAAGATTTCCTGACGCCGGAGCAGGTGAAGGTAGAGGAGCTTGACCAGTTCAGAGGAAAAACATGGGAAACCTGCCAGACATTCTCCGGGTCATGGGGCTATTTCAGGGACGAGGATACCTGGAAAACACATAAACAATTACTGGCTTTATTGATTGGCGCTGTGAGCAAAGGAGGTAACCTGATCCTGAATGTAGGTCCCACTGCCAGGGGCGTATTTGATGCAAGAGCCTCAAAGGCGTTGGACAGTGTCAGCCACTGGATGAAATACAACAACAAATCTGTGTATGGTTGTACGTATCCGCCCACCGGTTTTGAGACGCCCGCCAATACGATGGTTTCCTATAATCCACAGACAAAGCGCTTGTACGTTCATCTGTTTGAATACCCCGGTAATACACTTACGCTGCCAGGTTATAAAGGAAAAATAAAGTATGCCCATTTCCTGCACGACAATTCGGAAATACGTTTTAAAACAGCGGAATCAAACAGCAATGATCTGGTCCTCAGCCTGCCCAATAAAAAACCGGGATTTGAGGTCCCGGTGATTGAATTGGTGTTGCAATAG
- a CDS encoding c-type cytochrome, with product MKRSLIFIAGLAGMLTFFSFTPFEQKPRAEKTGQELFERYCKQCHGKDGTRGLFGAKNLQTSQLSDEALYTTIAKGRKVMPAWEKKLDANQLGLVVTYVKTLRK from the coding sequence ATGAAACGATCATTAATATTTATCGCGGGCCTGGCAGGGATGCTGACCTTCTTTTCCTTTACCCCTTTTGAGCAAAAACCCCGGGCGGAGAAAACAGGCCAGGAACTGTTTGAACGCTATTGCAAACAATGCCATGGTAAAGATGGCACCCGGGGCTTATTTGGCGCCAAAAACTTACAAACAAGCCAGTTGTCTGATGAGGCTTTGTATACCACCATCGCCAAAGGGCGGAAGGTAATGCCGGCCTGGGAGAAAAAGCTGGATGCCAATCAACTGGGCCTCGTAGTTACTTATGTGAAAACTTTGCGTAAATAA
- a CDS encoding anthrone oxygenase family protein, whose product MTHLVFAIATLSTGLIAGLFYAYSCSVNPGLGRLADAEYLKAMQSINRAILNPVFFMTFMGTVILLPLAAWFSYHEQPSIRFWYFLAAAVVYIVGVFGVTIGGNVPLNEALDKFNLAGASAEQLSQFRLQFEAKWNMFHTVRTIANIVSALLAILGCLAKVK is encoded by the coding sequence ATGACTCACCTTGTATTTGCCATAGCCACCTTATCAACGGGCCTGATAGCCGGCCTGTTCTACGCCTACTCTTGTTCTGTAAACCCCGGCCTGGGCCGGCTGGCAGATGCAGAGTACCTGAAAGCCATGCAGTCCATTAACAGGGCCATTCTGAATCCTGTATTCTTTATGACCTTCATGGGTACCGTCATATTATTACCGTTGGCCGCATGGTTCAGCTACCATGAACAACCTTCTATCCGGTTCTGGTATTTCCTCGCCGCCGCCGTTGTTTACATCGTGGGCGTATTTGGGGTAACCATAGGCGGTAATGTGCCGCTTAATGAAGCATTAGATAAATTCAATCTAGCAGGCGCCTCAGCTGAACAGTTGTCACAGTTCCGGTTGCAGTTTGAAGCAAAGTGGAACATGTTCCATACTGTTCGCACCATCGCCAATATCGTAAGTGCGTTGCTAGCCATACTGGGTTGCCTGGCAAAGGTCAAATAA
- a CDS encoding SGNH/GDSL hydrolase family protein has translation MLVFLLWSLSVHTAAQTTETWKWWNPAANNFPVIEGQAWPAEVAASYDRFPARAQKTLPPNVWNISRSSAGLYVKFKTNAPAIIVRYVVKGELAMSHMPATGVSGIDLYSIDPNGIWGWAPGNRSYGDTIEYRFQNLVVSKIFTGRDYEYRLYLPLYKATEWLQIGVPSTASFIPMPLSLEKPIVVYGTSIAQGACASRPGMAWTNILQQRLDRPVINLGFSGSGKLEASVIDLMAETDAKLYVLDCIPNLTAGAGITGAELERRILAAVKQLKAKQPHIPVLLAEHCISPEIGIMDAAKNKEYAEANNTLQQAYSTLKAEGVKGVYYLSNRDIGFSIYSTVDGLHPNDVGMMEYANAYEKIIRTIIHEPAGKHATTMPVVQSRDGYYDWRSRHREILILNKTDAPAVVFLGNSILHYWGGNPKAPLVRGADSWNEYLAPAGVGNFAFGWDKIENVLWRVYHDELDGFDAKQVLLMIGTNNLSDNSDHEIVDGLTRLVEAIQFRQPKAVILLSGILPRRDLENRILVLNSRIEKLAKAEKVRYINPGVALLNGRQKIDESLFSDGLHLNERGYRKLGVQLKTLLSAATFRLRY, from the coding sequence ATGCTGGTTTTTCTCTTGTGGAGTTTGTCAGTACATACTGCAGCACAAACGACAGAAACCTGGAAGTGGTGGAACCCTGCTGCTAATAACTTTCCCGTCATTGAAGGACAAGCATGGCCCGCTGAAGTCGCTGCTTCTTATGATCGGTTTCCCGCACGGGCGCAAAAAACACTCCCTCCAAATGTTTGGAATATTTCGCGCAGCAGTGCAGGCCTGTATGTAAAGTTTAAGACCAACGCTCCTGCCATTATTGTTCGCTATGTAGTGAAAGGGGAGTTGGCAATGTCGCATATGCCGGCTACCGGCGTAAGCGGTATTGACCTGTATAGCATTGATCCCAATGGTATATGGGGCTGGGCGCCGGGTAACCGTTCGTACGGTGATACCATTGAATACAGGTTTCAAAACCTGGTGGTAAGTAAGATATTCACTGGCCGTGATTATGAATACAGGCTATACCTTCCTTTATACAAGGCAACAGAATGGTTGCAAATAGGTGTTCCTTCAACGGCCTCATTCATTCCCATGCCTTTGTCGTTGGAGAAACCCATTGTGGTATACGGCACTTCCATTGCACAGGGTGCTTGTGCTTCAAGGCCCGGCATGGCCTGGACAAATATCCTGCAACAGCGACTGGATCGTCCTGTTATTAACCTCGGCTTTTCTGGTAGCGGTAAATTGGAAGCATCGGTCATTGACCTGATGGCTGAAACAGATGCCAAACTGTATGTGTTGGACTGTATTCCCAACTTAACAGCTGGAGCCGGCATTACAGGAGCGGAACTGGAAAGAAGGATACTGGCAGCAGTAAAGCAATTGAAAGCAAAGCAGCCGCATATACCGGTACTGTTAGCAGAGCATTGTATCAGTCCGGAAATCGGTATCATGGATGCTGCAAAAAACAAGGAATATGCCGAAGCAAACAATACACTGCAACAGGCATATTCAACATTGAAAGCGGAAGGTGTAAAAGGTGTTTATTACTTGTCGAACAGGGATATAGGGTTCTCCATCTACTCAACAGTAGACGGTCTGCATCCCAATGATGTGGGTATGATGGAATATGCCAATGCTTATGAAAAGATCATCAGGACCATTATTCATGAGCCTGCAGGGAAGCATGCTACAACAATGCCTGTAGTACAAAGCAGGGATGGGTATTATGACTGGCGAAGCAGACACCGGGAAATATTAATATTGAATAAAACTGATGCGCCGGCCGTTGTTTTTCTGGGCAACTCCATTCTGCATTATTGGGGAGGAAATCCAAAAGCCCCGCTGGTTCGTGGTGCAGACTCATGGAATGAATACCTGGCGCCTGCCGGTGTTGGCAATTTTGCTTTTGGGTGGGATAAAATAGAGAATGTGCTGTGGCGGGTATATCATGATGAACTGGACGGCTTTGATGCAAAACAGGTACTGCTAATGATTGGAACGAATAATTTATCCGATAACAGCGATCATGAAATAGTTGACGGGCTAACCAGGCTGGTGGAGGCCATACAATTTCGTCAGCCCAAAGCAGTCATCCTGTTGTCGGGAATATTGCCGCGAAGAGATCTGGAAAACCGTATTCTGGTATTGAATAGCCGTATCGAAAAATTAGCTAAAGCAGAAAAGGTACGCTATATCAATCCGGGTGTAGCATTGCTGAACGGCAGGCAGAAGATTGACGAGTCATTGTTCAGTGATGGATTGCACCTGAACGAAAGGGGGTACCGAAAGTTGGGAGTACAATTGAAAACGTTACTTTCCGCTGCCACATTTCGACTGAGGTATTAG